In the Wyeomyia smithii strain HCP4-BCI-WySm-NY-G18 chromosome 2, ASM2978416v1, whole genome shotgun sequence genome, one interval contains:
- the LOC129723998 gene encoding uncharacterized protein LOC129723998 isoform X1 codes for MRIDNKLLMISLIFCSFLGLLTCASIAGQENLNPQSTLVSNPESKITRQRRQFNSGVSGSNANSNAFSQNIGGSEFSSANANANAFNEGFGQNGFGGSTANANAQSFESGGPLGSFGASSANSASEGFNIGPNGFSGSASFAESQTYELPGNREISVSFSEGFGVGPDGRPTFSEAEAISES; via the exons ATGCGGATTGACAACAAGTTGTTGATGATTTCTTTGATATTTTGTAGTTTCCTAGGTCTATTAACATGTGCAAGTATCG CAGGACAGGAGAACCTAAATCCACAATCAACATTGGTATCAAATCCGGAGTCCAAAATTACTCGACAAAGGAGACAATTCAA ttCGGGCGTGTCCGGGTCGAATGCTAATTCCAATGccttttctcaaaatattgg AGGTTCTGAATTCTCCAGTGCTAATGCCAATGCCAACGCGTTCAACGAAGGCTTTGGACAAAATGGTTTTGGTGGCAGCACCGCAAACGCTAATGCACAATCATTCGAAAGTGGGGGTCCACTTGGATCATTCGGAGCATCCTCGGCTAATTCTGCTTCAGAAGGTTTCAATATTGGGCCGAACGGATTTTCTGGTTCAGCATCATTCGCTGAGAGCCAAACGTATGAACTACCTGGAAATAGGGAGATTTCGGTATCTTTTTCGGAAGGATTTGGAGTAGGACCTGACGGACGCCCAACATTTTCCGAAGCAGAGGCGATTAGTGAGAGCTAG
- the LOC129724088 gene encoding uncharacterized protein LOC129724088 isoform X1 yields MTRLLTCAALIIIALGILSVNGQEQQKPYTAANETNVEEVVVETSLWVRNKPAAASRRQQLTRAKREISSHSASHSESKLKSNALNPVVGHHKSSVEQPSGFVQAFFAKDFHNGGVKGNQRAFDKQKLVKSTKQSSNHLA; encoded by the exons ATGACGCGTTTACTAACCTGTGCAGCACTGATAATCATCGCCCTGGGGATCCTATCGGTGAACGGTCAGGAACAACAAAAACCCTATACAGCAGCTAACGAGACTAACGTGGAGGAAGTAGTCGTTGAAACGTCATTGTGGGTCCGGAATAAACCAGCCGCAGCCTCACGGCGTCAACAGTTGACGCGAGCGAAACGCGAGATCAG CAGCCACTCAGCAAGCCACAGTGAGTCAAAATTGAAATCGAATGCTCTAAATCCTGTGGTGGGGCATCACAAGTCCTCCGTTGAACAGCCAAGTGGCTTCGTGCAGGCATTCTTCGCCAAAGACTTTCATAATGGAGGTGTCAAAGGCAATCAGCGCGCTTTTGATAAGCAGAAACTG
- the LOC129724088 gene encoding uncharacterized protein LOC129724088 isoform X2 produces MTRLLTCAALIIIALGILSVNGQEQQKPYTAANETNVEEVVVETSLWVRNKPAAASRRQQLTRAKREISHSASHSESKLKSNALNPVVGHHKSSVEQPSGFVQAFFAKDFHNGGVKGNQRAFDKQKLVKSTKQSSNHLA; encoded by the exons ATGACGCGTTTACTAACCTGTGCAGCACTGATAATCATCGCCCTGGGGATCCTATCGGTGAACGGTCAGGAACAACAAAAACCCTATACAGCAGCTAACGAGACTAACGTGGAGGAAGTAGTCGTTGAAACGTCATTGTGGGTCCGGAATAAACCAGCCGCAGCCTCACGGCGTCAACAGTTGACGCGAGCGAAACGCGAGATCAG CCACTCAGCAAGCCACAGTGAGTCAAAATTGAAATCGAATGCTCTAAATCCTGTGGTGGGGCATCACAAGTCCTCCGTTGAACAGCCAAGTGGCTTCGTGCAGGCATTCTTCGCCAAAGACTTTCATAATGGAGGTGTCAAAGGCAATCAGCGCGCTTTTGATAAGCAGAAACTG
- the LOC129723998 gene encoding uncharacterized protein LOC129723998 isoform X2, with amino-acid sequence MRIDNKLLMISLIFCSFLGLLTCASIGQENLNPQSTLVSNPESKITRQRRQFNSGVSGSNANSNAFSQNIGGSEFSSANANANAFNEGFGQNGFGGSTANANAQSFESGGPLGSFGASSANSASEGFNIGPNGFSGSASFAESQTYELPGNREISVSFSEGFGVGPDGRPTFSEAEAISES; translated from the exons ATGCGGATTGACAACAAGTTGTTGATGATTTCTTTGATATTTTGTAGTTTCCTAGGTCTATTAACATGTGCAAGTATCG GACAGGAGAACCTAAATCCACAATCAACATTGGTATCAAATCCGGAGTCCAAAATTACTCGACAAAGGAGACAATTCAA ttCGGGCGTGTCCGGGTCGAATGCTAATTCCAATGccttttctcaaaatattgg AGGTTCTGAATTCTCCAGTGCTAATGCCAATGCCAACGCGTTCAACGAAGGCTTTGGACAAAATGGTTTTGGTGGCAGCACCGCAAACGCTAATGCACAATCATTCGAAAGTGGGGGTCCACTTGGATCATTCGGAGCATCCTCGGCTAATTCTGCTTCAGAAGGTTTCAATATTGGGCCGAACGGATTTTCTGGTTCAGCATCATTCGCTGAGAGCCAAACGTATGAACTACCTGGAAATAGGGAGATTTCGGTATCTTTTTCGGAAGGATTTGGAGTAGGACCTGACGGACGCCCAACATTTTCCGAAGCAGAGGCGATTAGTGAGAGCTAG